AGCAGCGCTATACCTTTATGTTCAGAGATAACTTGGAAAAGCAGAATCGAGCAGCCCTACAGCTAACTTGGAGTTATCCAATCCATAATAATTTACGTGCTTATGTGCAGTATTTTAATGGCTACGGCGAAAGTTTGATTGACTATGATGTCCATACTCAGCGTATTGGCGTGGGTATAGCATTGAATGATTTACTCTAGCGTTTGACCAAATAATTGGAAATAAAAAAGAGGAGCGAATGCTCCTCTTTTTTATTTAGATAAAGACGCTCACTTAGCAACTGTGCCTATTGTTCTGCGTCTATTTTGTAGTGCATATCTTTTTCGGCAATTTTTGCTTTATCTATCATCGGAGTAATTGTTGAGCCTTGAATTAAAATAGAGAAAACGACAACAGCGTATGTCATCACCAATACTAATTCTTTTACATCAATGAGTTTTTCTGGAATAACCAAAATGCCTGATGGTATTGATAAAGCCATCGCTAGAGCCAGACCTCCACGTAATCCGCCCCAAGTTAATATACGTACCGACCAAGGATTATAGTTACGAAAACGTTTAAAACCTACATAAGAGACGAGTACACTAAGGTAGCGACCGGACAGTACAAGAGGGACAGCAATAGCCATAACAATCCAATCTTCTACATGAAACTTGAACAGCAGCATAGACATACCAATGAGAAGGAACAGTACGCCATTAAGGAACTCATCGACTAGTTCCCAGAAGTGATCCAAATGTTCTTCACTCTCTTTTGAAAATCCAATAAATCGTGTCCAGTTGCCAATCATTATTCCCGAAACCACCATCGCAAGTGGGCCAGAGACATGAATTACATCTGCAAACACAAATCCTGCGGTAGGAATACCTATGGTTAACAATAGCTCCATAGAGTGGTCATTAGTGGCACTTATTAAATAGTGGAAGATTAGTCCCAAGACGAAGCCATAGACAATACCGCCAATAGCTTCATGAAGAAATAGCCCTGCGACACTGCCGAACGTCGGTGCTTCTTTTCCAAAAGCGATAGTGAATATAGTGACAAATATAACCAGTCCGAAGCCATCATTAAATAACGATTCGCCTTCAATCTGTGTGG
This DNA window, taken from Vibrio palustris, encodes the following:
- a CDS encoding cation:proton antiporter, translating into MSVYYTLCFLSAAAMIIAFFNSKIGNMQTTIAITAGSMLLSLIILVAGQNNWFHLTQIARTTMTSINFEDFLLKGILGFLLFAGGLGIKLPNLKDQKWEIAILALGATLFSTFFIGFCLYGLCNLVGIHLDLIYCLLFGALISPTDPIAVLAIVKKLNAPKRISTQIEGESLFNDGFGLVIFVTIFTIAFGKEAPTFGSVAGLFLHEAIGGIVYGFVLGLIFHYLISATNDHSMELLLTIGIPTAGFVFADVIHVSGPLAMVVSGIMIGNWTRFIGFSKESEEHLDHFWELVDEFLNGVLFLLIGMSMLLFKFHVEDWIVMAIAVPLVLSGRYLSVLVSYVGFKRFRNYNPWSVRILTWGGLRGGLALAMALSIPSGILVIPEKLIDVKELVLVMTYAVVVFSILIQGSTITPMIDKAKIAEKDMHYKIDAEQ